In Gilliamella sp. B3022, the sequence TTGTTGTCATTTGTTGTAGGATTTATTTTTAATGCATTAGTTACATCTTTTGCTATGAGTTTTTCCTCCATAGCCATTGTAGCTGCCTTTAGTTGCTCAAGTATCATTGGCATTATTTTTGGTTATTTTCCTGCCAAACGTGCTGCAAAGCTCGATCCGATTTATGCTTTAGAAAGAGAATAACCATAATCGTTACAAAAAAAGCCTTTAATGAATTGCTTCATATAAAGGCTTTTTAACTAATGACTAAAACTTGAGTCTTTTAATTATTTTTTCTTTTTTGAATCAACGTTAACATTAGAATCTAAATTGGATAAAAAAGTAGCAACTCTAACATAATCCGCTATATATGCAGCATCGTTTGATGCATCAAGACCAGAAGAATTAATATAGAATTTACGATTGACAATAATAGAAGGAATAGATGAAGGTTTCATTTCTTTAATAGCATCAGCTTGTTGAACCATAAATGCTTTCACTAAAAAACTATTTTTAGTTTTTTCATAAGTTTCCGCATCAACACCCAATTTAGCAAATACTGCTTTAATATCATCAGCGGTTTTTATTGTTCTATCTTTTTGTACTGCATCATAAAGTGCCTGTGATGCTTTATCTTCTATACCAAGAACGTTAGCTATCGCCCATGCTTCGGATAATTCCATAGCAAGCGATCCAAAGTCTAATAAGTGATAGCGTTTAACTTTCATATTTTCTGGTAAAGCTTTAGCTATGAGGTTTGTACCATGAAATTTTGATTCGAAACGGAAACAACTAGGACAATTAAACGAGAAAAATTCAATCACTTCTTTTTCAGGTGATGGGTAAGTTGGTAACACAATATATTGTTTACCCTCTTCAATTGGTGCCTGTGTTGTTGCAGGTGTTTCGCTTTGGGATGTCTTTGGTATTGCACTTGTTAAAGAGTTATCCGCAAAACAATTTACCGAAAATAATAATATACCCATAGCAATAAGCGTTTTTTTCATTTAATTTATTCTCCTTATTCTTTAATAATTCCGCGGGCTTTTAACAATGCGGTTTTAAAATCATCTTCATAATCTTTTTTCAACCCAGGTATTGCTTCATTTTTATCTGAGTTACGCATTTTTAAATGATAAATTAACACTTCATCACTCAAATCTTGTAGGTCACCGTCAAAACCAGCTTCTTTACCCAATTTATCTAAAAGTTGCAATAAATTCAGATCTGAATCCGCTTCCCATGCTGGTTGTAATAACTCTATTAACTCATCTATACGGTGACATTTCATAATAACTACCTTATTAAATATTCAACTAAGTTGAAGGTGATGATATAAAACTTTATGTTAATCTTTATAGTACTATCTATATATTAAAAAGCCTCTATTATATACTCGACTTTAAATTTAAACAGTGCATTTAGAAAGATTCATAAACTGCTGACATATGTTATTTTGCGACTAAAAAATAACTTTGATATATAGTAATGCTATTTTGTTTTTTGGCAATGTAAAAGAGAAATAATTTATGCAAAAACTATCAATTACTGCAATTATTTTAGCTGGAGGTCAAAGCAACCGCATGAATGGTAAGGATAAAGGTCTAATGTTATTAGCAGGAAAACCGCTTTATCAACATGTTATTGATCGTATTAAACCTCACGTCAATTTTATAATGATTAATTGTAATCGACACATTGATCAATATAGCTCGTTAGGCTATTTAGTTTTTTGTGATGATTTAAAAGGATTTTTAGGACCTTTATCAGGAATTTACAGTGGTTTGTTAAAAAGCACGACAGATTGGAATTTATTTGTCAGCTGTGATACCCCCTTTTTACCAGATGATCTTATTGATCGATTAGTAAAATTTACAACAACTCACCAAGCAATTTATCCTTTTGATGGAAAAAATGATCATCCCACTATTTTATTGATCCACAAATCGATCGCTCCGCAATTAAATAAATATTTAGTCAATGGTGATCGTAAGCTTATGCTGTTTCTTAAGCAAATTAATGCAATCGCTGTTGATTTTAGTGAAAATCCGTCTGGTTTTACTAATATTAATACTCTGGAAATGCTGGAGAAAGCTAACGTTTCAATCAAGTCATGAACATTAAATGGTATTTTGTCGATTTATACAAGGAAGAATTTAAACATAACATACTATAAATAAAGGATAAATATATGATTGTTATAGTTTTTTTAAAAAGTGAAAGGTAATTTCGAACATTACCCCCTTTCTTAGATAGTCTAGCGATATTTTCAATTTAAATTATATTGCGGTGAAAATAAATTTATGCAAACAAAAAAATACATTATTGCTTTCCAAATAGTGTCTTTAACTGTTTAGAAAAATTTTCAATTTCAAGTTTTTGTGTTGCCCATGAAGTACAAAAACGTAAGCAAATATGTTTTGGATCAATTTGCCCTAGATTATCTACGGTATACAGTGACACGATTTTTTTGGCAAGTTGATTAGGAAAATTAACAAACAGTTGGTTGGATTGTGGTTTAGCTGCAAATGTTAATCCTTCAGTTTCAAACAAGTTTTTTAATTTTTCAGCCATAATATTGCTATGCTTACCAAGCGAAACATAAAGATTATTTTCCATTAATGCTTCAAACTGTACAGCAACAATCCAACTTTTTGCTAGTATTGCGCCTTTCTGTTTCATATTAAAACGGAAATTATGATTGATTGTAAGATTATTAAATACCAATGCCTCACCAGCAAAAGCGCCAACTTTGGTTCCACCAATATAAAAAGCGTCGGTGTATTTAGCTAAATCTGGGAAAGTAATATCGTTATCTTTAGCTGCCAATGCCATTGCTAAACGTGCTCCAT encodes:
- a CDS encoding DsbA family protein, with amino-acid sequence MKKTLIAMGILLFSVNCFADNSLTSAIPKTSQSETPATTQAPIEEGKQYIVLPTYPSPEKEVIEFFSFNCPSCFRFESKFHGTNLIAKALPENMKVKRYHLLDFGSLAMELSEAWAIANVLGIEDKASQALYDAVQKDRTIKTADDIKAVFAKLGVDAETYEKTKNSFLVKAFMVQQADAIKEMKPSSIPSIIVNRKFYINSSGLDASNDAAYIADYVRVATFLSNLDSNVNVDSKKKK
- a CDS encoding threonine aldolase family protein, whose product is MYDFLNDYNQTVHPNLLKKFIDINNKKLSGYGLDECCNEAINSIRKILKSPNADIHFMAGGTITNLTVISHILKPYQAVIAAETGHINVHETGAIEATGHKVVTVKTEDGKLTPEIITPILDFHCDEHMVQPKLVYISNTTEVGTLYTKQELKKLYQFCQKNHLYLYLDGARLAMALAAKDNDITFPDLAKYTDAFYIGGTKVGAFAGEALVFNNLTINHNFRFNMKQKGAILAKSWIVAVQFEALMENNLYVSLGKHSNIMAEKLKNLFETEGLTFAAKPQSNQLFVNFPNQLAKKIVSLYTVDNLGQIDPKHICLRFCTSWATQKLEIENFSKQLKTLFGKQ
- a CDS encoding YihD family protein, which produces MKCHRIDELIELLQPAWEADSDLNLLQLLDKLGKEAGFDGDLQDLSDEVLIYHLKMRNSDKNEAIPGLKKDYEDDFKTALLKARGIIKE
- the mobA gene encoding molybdenum cofactor guanylyltransferase MobA; this translates as MQKLSITAIILAGGQSNRMNGKDKGLMLLAGKPLYQHVIDRIKPHVNFIMINCNRHIDQYSSLGYLVFCDDLKGFLGPLSGIYSGLLKSTTDWNLFVSCDTPFLPDDLIDRLVKFTTTHQAIYPFDGKNDHPTILLIHKSIAPQLNKYLVNGDRKLMLFLKQINAIAVDFSENPSGFTNINTLEMLEKANVSIKS